The window GGAGAAGTGTCAGTAGAAAGTGAAAAGAATGTAGGCTCTACATTTCTTGTAAAAATTCCAATTACACATTAAAATTTATACATTTAACGTTTATTAATTTATCTTTTTAACGTCTTTTATGGAATCACTCTTGACTGTCGATGGGATTATTAGTCTTTTGTCTTTAACCCTGATGGAAATTGTTTTAGGTATAGATAATATCATATTTATATCCATTTTATGTAATCGACTTCCTGAAAGCCAACAGTCAAAGGCTCGAAATTTAGGGCTGTTTTTAGCCCTAATCATGCGAATTGGATTATTATTTGCCGTTACTTGGTTAGTTGGACTAAAAGAGCCATTTCTAAGTGTATTTGATTTCGATTTAACCTATAGAGATGCCATCTTAATGGCAGGTGGTTTGTTTTTAATATACAAGAGTACAACCGAAATCCATGATAAACTTGAAGGAGAAGAAACTGATGTGAAAAATTCACAAAAGATAAGTGGCTTTACATCCGTTATCTTTCAAATCATTTTACTTGATATCGTTTTTTCATTTGATTCTATTTTAACTGCAGTAGGATTGGTGGATAACGTTG is drawn from Marivirga arenosa and contains these coding sequences:
- a CDS encoding TerC family protein — translated: MESLLTVDGIISLLSLTLMEIVLGIDNIIFISILCNRLPESQQSKARNLGLFLALIMRIGLLFAVTWLVGLKEPFLSVFDFDLTYRDAILMAGGLFLIYKSTTEIHDKLEGEETDVKNSQKISGFTSVIFQIILLDIVFSFDSILTAVGLVDNVAIMIVAVIISIGIMILAAGKISSFVNKHPTVKMLALSFLLLIGVLLLVEGFHVHVPKGYIYFAIFFSLLVEVLNMRMRKKTKPVHLKEKFKE